In one Arachis duranensis cultivar V14167 chromosome 9, aradu.V14167.gnm2.J7QH, whole genome shotgun sequence genomic region, the following are encoded:
- the LOC127741675 gene encoding uncharacterized protein LOC127741675 yields MSELRRGEGKRDGATTVQLTAVVRAVADVARHHVSPAIAVRRFQLSLPPLYRREGSHLRVLECRRHPHRDLSPSLEPATFIASFCQWQSLDLRRLGRVEEPLGVTVPCLRCLYHRKQLLNPLYWIVYRCLHVVLGVRACFVLLF; encoded by the exons ATGAGTGAGCTGCGACGGGGAGAAGGAAAGAGAGATGGAGCTACCACCGTTCAGCTCACTGCCGTCGTTCGAGCTGTCGCCGACGTTGCACGCCATCACGTCTCACCCGCCATTGCTGTTCGTCGGTTCCAGTTGTCACTGCCGCCGCTGTACCGTCGAGAGGGAAGCCATTTGCGCGTGCTAGAGTGTCGCCGTCATCCTCATCGCGACCTGTCACCATCGCTGGAGCCAGCCACCTTCATTGCCTCCTTTTGCCAGTGGCAAAGCTTGGATCTTCGCCGTTTGGGTCGCGTGGAGGAGCCGCTGGGTGTCACCGTGCCTTGTCTCCGCTGCCTTTACCACCGGAAACAGCTGCTAAATCCTCTATATTG GATTGTGTATCGGTGCTTGCATGTCGTGCTCGGAGTTCGCGCCTGCTTCGTTTTGTTATTTTA